The sequence GAGCGAAAAAGGCAAACATAAGTACGTGttatgcacatgtatatatatatatatatatatatatatatatatgtacacatacatgtacatatacatgtacatacatacacacgcatatatatacatgtaacaCAAGGACAGGTATAAcgtaaatgaaaaacaaatcAAACAAAAAGCGCTTTACAGTTGTTCAAATAAAGCGTCCACTTGGCAAATAGACGATCGAGTCCGTTGATTAACAAATTAGTTGTCGGACGAAATAACATAATACCTTTAAGTACATTcaagcatatttttttgcataaaaattattttatataaaaacaaaaataatataataacaggatgctcatattttattttttttgaaaaaagtaaaatagcTATTCACTACatgcaaataaaataaagtccATAATGAAAtggaaattatattattgtgccataatatacatgtaattaatatgatgctaaaataatgaacaaattaattataagcaaataagaacaaataaaaaaacatcaaaaaatgatataaattgcAAGGATGctcatattaaaaattaaaagaagttaaaatttaaaaaacgttaaaatttaaaaaacgttaaaaattaaaagaagttaaaatttaaaaaacgttaaaatttaaaaaatgttaaaattaaaaaatgttaaaattaaaaaatgttaaaattaaaaaatgttaaaattaaataaaattaaaattaaaaaaatctaaaatttaaaaaagttaaaaataaagttaaaaatgacaaatgaaaaattttaaaccgtaccaattttaatattatattcccATTTCTCATATTTAAGAAGCGATCAAAAGTTTGTAGAAATCCCGCTATGTTCTTATtcatacataattatatttattaaacaaGTATTAGGTCGTATACAATTTTGCTTTTCATTGTTAATCTTTGTTATTGCACTTATGGCTCTCCCAATATGTTAacctaaaaaaaaagttagaaCGATGTAGCTCCTGCTTGAAGTCTACGCAAAGGTGAACATGCATATGCGAATGTAAACGTGCAAATGTAAATttgtaaatgtatgtatgtatgtacgtatgtatgtatgtacgtatgtatgtatgtacgtatgtatgtatgtacgtatgtatgtatgtacgtaagtatgtatgtatgtatgtatgtatgtatgtatgtatgtatgtatgtatgtatgtatgtatgtatgtatgtatgtatgtatgtatgtatgtatgtatgtatgtatgtatgtatgtatgtatgtatgtatgtatgtatgtatgtatgtatgtatgtatgtatgtatgtatgtaagtatgtacgtatgtacgtatgtacgtatgtacgtatgtattcACGTATgcttgtattttttttttctggcTCATTTTTCTCCCTTTTTTGACCCTTTTTTTTGGCGCGTTTAAAATTTGATTTACCTGACTTGATcagaatataattttgtaatttataatttgtaatttataatttgtaatttGTACTTTGTAATTTGTACTTTATAATTTTGCAACTTTACAATTTTGCAACTTTACAATTTTGCAGTTTTGTAATATTGTAACTTTGCAATAATTTAAtgttgtaaatttttttttttttcccctttttatttctttacgAACAAACATTGCACATAACGTAAAAAAATGACTTTGCTATTTTGTAGAAATATACGCTAACCATTTTAAGATTATTATTACGAAGAATACACGTGTTACATCTTTTACATCCTGTTAAGATATACTGTGTGCTATTTATAATACCAGGAAAATGATATGAGTGTACTCATGCTAATACAGCagaagtatatttttatgtgtatatatttttaatttgttgaAGTATGCACGTTAACTAATTTTCGACTTTTTTTCAGTAAATTTAATACAGtactttataatttatacttatgtatataattttagagCTCagttaataagaaaaatgacaaaatgaaaagcatgaaagaaaaataaaatgaatgtaAAAATAGCGAAAAGTGTAATTGGAGGTTACAGCTTCTTCTTTCAGAGGATAGAATTTATTGCCACTGAGTctcttataaaaaattcttttttaacaaaagAGTATTATGACaaagccaaaaaaaaaaaaaaaattgatctTTTTGATTTTATACCTCCAGAAAATTTCCTTTCGTCTTATTTTCAAAAACTGGATAAATGTTATTCGAATCCTCGATCAATATTGCGGTAAGTcctatgaattttttttttttttttctttaatatttactGTTAGTCTGTGCTGCGTAATTCGTATTAGTGGTCATTTTGCTTTATACccacgtacatacatacgtgcacatttacatatatatatatatatatatatatatatatatatatatgtatgtatacttaCGGTAGCATgtaatatacatgtacacgGTGCGCACTGACGCTTCAATCATCCTTTTCCTCTAACAGGCTGTACAAGGAGTACATTGAGAAGGAGGATTATCCAAATTACAACTGGCTAGTCAGATGCTTTTGCCAGCTAGCTAATGTATTCGGCTTCAACTCCTTCTGGAGTGTTAAGGATAAAGAGGCAATACATGAGCTGAAGCTGTTTAAATACTTGGTGTATGATTTAATTGAACGGAAAGAGCTAATAAAGGCTAGACATTGCCCAAGATTGCTTTATGCTATGTGTTGCTTAGATTATAGATGTTATTTTATGCTACCTActattttagaaataatcGAAATGAACATAGAGAAGTACCGAATACCAACATTGTGTATGGTTAGTTTTTCCTTATCTTACTTAGGATTAATAAATAAGGATATACAGTTTGGGTCCGTTAACAACTTATCAAGGAGctataatgtaataataaatgtaatgaacaatatatatgaaagaaGAGAAGAAGCGAAGAAAGACACGACAAATTTCTGTTGGTCCTTATTAGCCTACGTTTTAGtcataaataatttgtatacATTTCCTTTAAGGAGTAGCTCTGACAATAACATCAGTGATGAGGGTAGCACTCGTGGAAGTAGCTTCTTACCTGAGGTTTTAAAAAACGCATGTATGTCCTTAACAAAAGAGAATATATCAGAGAGCGGGTGGGTacaatactttttatatataacattgtACTGTTGTGATATTGAAAAACCAAGTAACGAGTtggaaataaaagaaagtattcctttttttattcaagaatatttacatttgaaATGGTTAgacaatattttaataactgCTCAAAATCAAGGCTCGGAAAAAATTCAACTAGAAATGGAAAACATCATTCAGAAATTGCatctaaaaaatttttttattaatttatcagTTGGAAGAAAAATAGATGAACAGCATTGTTTTTTTACATCTCACTTTTACAAGCctttaaatttatgtattgAATATGACTACTTTCACCCGATTGGTATGAACAGACCATTAATTAATGGTAtcatttcattaaaaaatcgaatttttaaaaagttaaattataatgttGTCAATATTCATAAATGTTATTGGGACATCCTAACCAATGAGCAGAAAGAATTgcaattaataaaaattttagatGCTTTTCAAAAAGAACAAGAAAAGAATAGATATAATGCAAAAGAACTCTATCAAGACAAATACTTCAATTCAGATTTGCTGCACTTGAAACATAAACGGATTAAGTTTCATACATGGCCACCTGAAAACATAACAATTTGACGGGGTAAACAAAATACAATCAAGTTGGTACTCATATCTGCATGACCTAGTCCCGATAACCAGAGCTCTTATGCTTGTAACTACTACTTTCGTTTCTTCGTTCATGTTACGATGATGTACATAGATTTATGGGGTTCCATTTAGCTTTTACCAAGGCTCATTTATAGCTTATATCTTTGCGTATTTCATTATGACTTTTCTTCCTTCTGATCCCCAtagtcctttttttttttgtacatatttttcttatgaaAATAACGTTAAATGTTTGCACCGTTTTATATGTAAGTCAAAAATTTACgccattatatatatgttaaatatttacaccattatatatatgtcaaaATTTTGCAccgttttatatatatatgtcaaaaatttacatcattatataaatgtcaAAAATTTGCACccttatatgtgtatgtcaAAATTTTGCAccgttttatatatatatataggtcaACATTTTGCAccgttttatatataaatcaaattttacaaaaaaaaaaaaaaaataaagagtaCTTCCCCTATTGCAACATTTAGTGCCTCATAGCAAAGGggacattttttaattttcaaaattaacaGTCAATGACGGGAATTTTTGCTTTAGTCTTTCTGTTATTTCGCTTCTGATATTGAATGGTATATTTACTTCTTCACTTTCGTTGTCCACATTTTTGAACAACAGGGAAATGGAGTTGTTAATTTGTTCCTTGTTGTGCAccacatttttaattatcacTTCCACTTCTgcaataaatgaaaaaaaagaaaaaaaggataagaaaaattaatagcaATTTGTAATTGTTTAATTTGACCATGTTTTAAATTGCCTTTTTTTCGTGGCTCCTCCTGTACGCATTTTGCTAcgttgcatatatatgtatatgtgtatgtatatgtacacatatatatatatatatatatatatatatatatatatatatatatatatatatatatatatatatggacatGCACGTATATACGTGGGCGTGTGCCCATGCTGCAGTACTAACGCTTTCAAAAAGCGACACTTAAGGAGGTAATACTATTTTTCCCTTGTTGCCCCTCCAGCAACTTTGACTTAGGCAGTTAAGTATGAATGTAATGATTGTTTAATTTAACTACGAACTTACTTAGAAAATCAAAATATGGCTTTAGATCATTTAAACAATTCTGCAcattttccttatttatttcatcaaaattggttattaatacatttggctcttcatttttttcattccggatatacatttttaacgtttttttaataacctGAGAAACAGTAACACTATTTGAGCTACAAGTAACACAATTCCCCAGCAGCCTGATATACagatcattattttttatgtctaCTAATTCAACATCACCATTATCTATTTGTAATTTTGGtcttattaaatttaataccTTTTCAACATTTTCTGGGGTTAACTGGTAATGCAACCCTTCATCATTTTCCTTTCCCGATGacaatattttgaatttggaaaatttttttttattttgtatatttgttttattccgcaatatatttaatgtgtCGTTGTTAAGGAGATCTTGATTTGTGTGTACAAAAAGAAGACTCGTTTTCGTGTGTTTCAAGCTGCTTATGCTTTTTGCACTGAGGctgtacataaaaaaaagtacctTTACGAGGAAAAAAAGCTGGTTCATTTTTACGACACTAATGCacttatatgaatataagcAGATGTTTATGTGTGTGTgggcaaatatatatgtgcttataggataatatgtacatacatacaaccCAATACGTatgcgtatgtatatacatttacatatacatgtacttgtaggtacgtatgtatgtgtgtatatgtacttatatcTCCTCAAATAAATACAACTGAAAATATCAATTCTAGCAATGAAATGgaaatacaataaattttccccaatttgtacatataaaatatgcgCATCAAAATAAGTCAAAATTTCTTAGAAATTAAAAGATTAACTgttcagaattttttttttttttttttttttttttttgtttcccTTGTACAGGTAATAAATAGCGcaccttattttttttgcatgaTTATTACCAATCTTCTAAATAGCACGAGTGCGTGGAAAAAAGAGGACgcgtttttaaaaaaatagaactcACTTAAAAGGGAATGATAGAGAAGGAGAATCAGAAAACGAACAGCCTTTTCTGAAAACTgattaatatgtatgtatatatttacatatgtatgtatatacctATTATATACGtttgaatatatgtataggtACATGTATTACGGGCAGGATTTGCGCTCAGGTGAAGAAATTATGTGAAGTGCTTCCAGCATGATAAGGATATATAAAGACCATTTGAAGGGAAGTCATCACTTCAGCAGAGTATTTTTGTACATCATTTTACACCTTTGTAATAaagcaaatttttttaagaagaGATCCGAAAAGAACaacttatttaataattgtGAAAAAGCGTTTTGTttacaaaaaagaattataaatgaGAAGAAGAACAGATCCAAGAAGCTGAAGAAAAGTGTAGTAGTACACTTTGCGACGAGCGAAATtagctatttttattttcactactttttatatatagtattacCCAAACTGCATTTTTTGGCtgattatgaaaaaaaaaaaattattgacaacttgtatttaattaatactaATATTACTGATGAAGATATACAAGGAcacttatataataaaataaatgaagaagGGAAATGTTGTAGCATTATCTTCTGTAATGATATATTaccaaaagaaaaatataattataacaattcgttaactatatttttagaGAATGCgagttttttaaatatattcgtAAACTTATATCAAAGAAAACGGATGAAAAAAGCTCCCCAGTTATTAATAAGGAAAGACCAAAAGCGGCATATCAGTTGTGCAAAAAGTCAATATTACAACTTCAACAGAGGTAAACATTTGATGGTGTGTaataattgtttatatatgttttattttacaagaaatcattttaataaatgtaatattataatacacaagagaaataaaaacttaCGTTCCTTTACAATATATGATGAAAtaatcaaaaatataaatacaagtGTACAATGGGCAAGacattattcattttataaatt comes from Plasmodium malariae genome assembly, chromosome: 7 and encodes:
- the NifU gene encoding NifU-like scaffold protein, putative; translated protein: MNQLFFLVKVLFFMYSLSAKSISSLKHTKTSLLFVHTNQDLLNNDTLNILRNKTNIQNKKKFSKFKILSSGKENDEGLHYQLTPENVEKVLNLIRPKLQIDNGDVELVDIKNNDLYIRLLGNCVTCSSNSVTVSQVIKKTLKMYIRNEKNEEPNVLITNFDEINKENVQNCLNDLKPYFDFLKVEVIIKNVVHNKEQINNSISLLFKNVDNESEEVNIPFNIRSEITERLKQKFPSLTVNFEN
- the PmUG01_07032800 gene encoding conserved Plasmodium protein, unknown function → MNVKIAKSVIGGYSFFFQRIEFIATESLIKNSFLTKEYYDKAKKKKKIDLFDFIPPENFLSSYFQKLDKCYSNPRSILRLYKEYIEKEDYPNYNWLVRCFCQLANVFGFNSFWSVKDKEAIHELKLFKYLVYDLIERKELIKARHCPRLLYAMCCLDYRCYFMLPTILEIIEMNIEKYRIPTLCMVSFSLSYLGLINKDIQFGSVNNLSRSYNVIINVMNNIYERREEAKKDTTNFCWSLLAYVLVINNLYTFPLRSSSDNNISDEGSTRGSSFLPEVLKNACMSLTKENISESGWVQYFLYITLYCCDIEKPSNELEIKESIPFFIQEYLHLKWLDNILITAQNQGSEKIQLEMENIIQKLHLKNFFINLSVGRKIDEQHCFFTSHFYKPLNLCIEYDYFHPIGMNRPLINGIISLKNRIFKKLNYNVVNIHKCYWDILTNEQKELQLIKILDAFQKEQEKNRYNAKELYQDKYFNSDLLHLKHKRIKFHTWPPENITI
- the PmUG01_07033000 gene encoding conserved Plasmodium protein, unknown function; amino-acid sequence: MIRIYKDHLKGSHHFSRVFLYIILHLCNKANFFKKRSEKNNLFNNCEKAFCLQKRIINEKKNRSKKLKKSVVVHFATSEISYFYFHYFLYIVLPKLHFLADYEKKKIIDNLYLINTNITDEDIQGHLYNKINEEGKCCSIIFCNDILPKEKYNYNNSLTIFLENASFLNIFVNLYQRKRMKKAPQLLIRKDQKRHISCAKSQYYNFNRGKHLMVCNNCLYMFYFTRNHFNKCNIIIHKRNKNLRSFTIYDEIIKNINTSVQWARHYSFYKFYYTAYVSFLNHRINTFHNIMNMVINNKRQKKKKNILYLFFKYKKILFNSSIFYDFINKKFICIDFCHAANLYIEFLKVQDRVNAAAGPNNCKTSFHYRINGRDEKRNFNKKDLVKEMKNNLNIYVWSSHQKENFYSSLVKMKFRKFYN